Proteins encoded within one genomic window of Thermococcus celer Vu 13 = JCM 8558:
- a CDS encoding lamin tail domain-containing protein, which translates to MKRGASSIEYLLMIAVALGIVLVTIYAVSEILPRDLGGHHVFISRVEYDPPGDDVEGEYVVITNGELFEDVNMSGWKLMDEKNHVYTFPSGFILKAGASVKVHTGSGEDTATDLYWGRGSAVWNNNGDTAYLYDADGNLVDKCSWTGKEGGAVDCH; encoded by the coding sequence ATGAAAAGGGGGGCCTCGAGCATCGAGTATCTGTTAATGATCGCCGTTGCGCTCGGGATAGTTCTCGTTACGATATATGCGGTGAGCGAGATCCTACCGAGGGACCTCGGGGGCCACCACGTCTTCATCTCCCGCGTGGAGTACGATCCGCCCGGGGACGATGTGGAGGGCGAATACGTCGTTATAACGAACGGAGAGCTCTTTGAGGACGTTAACATGAGCGGATGGAAACTGATGGACGAGAAGAACCACGTCTATACCTTCCCCTCTGGCTTTATCCTGAAGGCTGGGGCGAGCGTTAAGGTTCACACAGGTAGCGGCGAGGACACCGCCACCGACCTTTACTGGGGCAGGGGAAGCGCGGTATGGAACAACAACGGTGACACCGCCTACCTCTACGATGCGGACGGGAATCTCGTTGACAAGTGTAGCTGGACAGGAAAAGAGGGCGGGGCTGTGGACTGCCACTGA
- a CDS encoding SPOUT family RNA methylase yields the protein MKFIVKTQRGMEGVAANYVKEALPDAKIWISPMGYSGLVIVEAGDEGAGERILEIPEVERIIPVLVEVPAELEAIVSSAEKIASLIGEDETFAVKTKRRGKHGFTSVDVNRELGARIRELTNSDVNLSWPDKVVQVEIIGDRAYVSVLPGEEFRKFTPDKIDARKLFRKVTLVQMPYWGDYKACRSFGEKIGRAAQAFEVKELIIAPKEKMDAFELAEFLKGVRIGQESRHRIQREAYPWKVEKVPVSVWDLYQVVRDKRRPKRLLIITDPKGPTLAEVKADLARDAFYAKEVVIFVGSREGIPRGLFRFADYVVDLAPYMTFATEHGIPAALVSLWEIYEEYARNLEEGD from the coding sequence ATGAAGTTCATCGTCAAAACCCAGAGGGGTATGGAAGGCGTTGCCGCGAACTACGTTAAGGAAGCCCTGCCCGATGCGAAGATCTGGATATCTCCCATGGGATACTCGGGGCTCGTGATAGTCGAGGCCGGAGATGAAGGGGCGGGTGAGAGGATACTCGAGATCCCCGAGGTGGAGAGGATAATCCCCGTTCTCGTCGAGGTTCCGGCGGAGCTCGAGGCCATCGTCTCCTCCGCGGAAAAAATCGCCTCCCTCATCGGTGAGGATGAGACCTTCGCCGTGAAGACCAAGAGGCGTGGGAAGCACGGCTTCACGAGCGTTGACGTTAACCGCGAGCTCGGCGCGAGGATAAGGGAACTCACGAACTCCGACGTGAACCTGAGCTGGCCTGATAAGGTCGTTCAGGTGGAGATAATAGGTGACAGGGCTTACGTATCCGTCCTTCCCGGCGAGGAGTTCCGGAAGTTCACCCCGGATAAGATAGACGCGAGGAAGCTCTTCCGCAAGGTCACCCTCGTTCAGATGCCCTACTGGGGGGATTACAAAGCCTGCAGGAGTTTCGGCGAGAAGATAGGGAGGGCGGCGCAGGCCTTCGAGGTGAAGGAGCTGATAATTGCCCCCAAGGAGAAGATGGACGCCTTCGAGCTGGCCGAGTTCCTGAAGGGCGTGAGGATTGGGCAGGAGAGCAGGCACAGGATACAGCGCGAGGCCTACCCCTGGAAGGTCGAGAAGGTTCCCGTGAGCGTCTGGGACCTCTACCAAGTGGTTCGCGACAAGAGACGGCCCAAGAGGCTGCTGATAATAACCGACCCCAAGGGTCCGACGCTCGCGGAGGTCAAGGCCGACCTCGCGAGGGACGCCTTCTACGCTAAGGAGGTGGTCATCTTCGTCGGCTCCAGGGAGGGCATCCCGCGCGGTCTCTTCAGGTTCGCCGATTACGTCGTTGACCTCGCCCCCTACATGACCTTCGCCACGGAGCACGGTATCCCGGCGGCGCTCGTTTCCCTCTGGGAGATCTACGAGGAGTACGCCCGGAACTTGGAGGAAGGAGACTGA
- a CDS encoding aconitase X catalytic domain-containing protein → MYLTKEEELILTGEYGYALQKAMEILVALGEIYGADRLIPIKSAQVAGVSYKNIGNAGIEFLRDFVDAGARVSVYTTLNPAGIGNDEFMEKQAEVLELYRRMGIEATSTCTPYYGANLPKFGDHLAWSESSAVSFANSVIGARTNREGGPSSLAAAIVGKTPNYGLHLDENRKATVKVKVEAGVKTFVDYAALGYHLGKSLGNDVPYITGLKPEMSEYLKEMGAAMAASGSIALYHVEGETPEWRGAVVDKVETVTVEDSDLRAVREAFSDDWSGIDMILIGCPHASLPEIKEVAELLRMRGKPLKIPLFITASRAVKALADALGYTGTIERYNGRIIPDSCFVVSPIKGWYRGVATNSGKSAFYFRSFGFSVRLDDVENLIKEAP, encoded by the coding sequence ATGTACCTGACGAAGGAGGAAGAGCTCATTCTAACCGGCGAATACGGTTACGCCCTCCAGAAGGCGATGGAGATCCTCGTCGCCCTCGGCGAGATCTACGGTGCCGACCGGCTGATTCCCATCAAGAGTGCCCAGGTCGCGGGAGTTTCATACAAGAACATCGGCAACGCTGGAATCGAGTTCCTGCGCGACTTCGTCGACGCCGGGGCGAGGGTGAGCGTCTACACGACACTCAATCCAGCGGGAATCGGCAACGACGAGTTCATGGAGAAGCAGGCGGAGGTCCTCGAGCTCTACAGGAGGATGGGGATCGAGGCAACCTCCACGTGCACCCCCTACTACGGCGCCAACCTCCCGAAGTTCGGCGACCACTTAGCCTGGAGCGAGAGCTCGGCTGTTTCCTTCGCCAACTCCGTGATAGGCGCGAGAACCAACAGGGAGGGCGGACCTTCGAGCTTGGCCGCCGCCATCGTCGGGAAAACGCCGAACTACGGCCTACACCTCGACGAGAACCGAAAGGCCACCGTGAAGGTCAAGGTGGAGGCCGGGGTTAAAACGTTCGTGGACTACGCGGCGCTCGGCTACCACCTCGGGAAGAGCCTCGGAAACGACGTGCCCTACATCACGGGACTAAAACCCGAGATGAGCGAGTACCTCAAGGAGATGGGCGCGGCCATGGCCGCCAGCGGTTCCATAGCCCTCTACCACGTGGAAGGCGAGACACCCGAGTGGAGGGGCGCGGTGGTCGATAAGGTCGAGACGGTAACGGTTGAGGACTCCGATTTGAGGGCCGTCAGGGAGGCCTTCAGCGACGACTGGAGCGGGATAGACATGATTCTCATCGGCTGTCCCCACGCTTCCCTTCCGGAGATAAAGGAGGTTGCGGAACTCCTCAGGATGCGCGGGAAACCGCTCAAGATACCGCTCTTCATAACCGCGAGCAGGGCGGTGAAGGCCCTCGCCGATGCCCTCGGGTACACCGGGACGATAGAGAGGTACAACGGGAGGATCATACCCGACTCCTGTTTCGTGGTCTCGCCGATAAAGGGCTGGTACCGTGGTGTGGCCACCAACAGCGGGAAGAGCGCCTTTTACTTCCGCTCCTTCGGCTTCAGCGTGCGGCTGGACGACGTGGAGAACCTAATTAAAGAGGCTCCGTGA
- a CDS encoding DUF92 domain-containing protein, with product MLEKVAVDVAVVAGLGVGAYIFRALDVKGTVAAALLGLLVMELGGFYPFLALLTFVILGVLATRYRFHEKSLLGAAQSRGGIRSWGNVLGNGLAALIFLTFEYFSRQDVFWAASFAAIATVNGDTLASELGKVFGKNPKLITTLKPVKPGVNGAISWAGELFALLGSVVIALLAIPLTKAKVTMLLAVTIGGFIGVNLDSLIGATLEKEGITDNNSTNFLASLFGGFIGAGLFHILA from the coding sequence ATGCTCGAGAAAGTGGCAGTGGACGTAGCAGTGGTCGCGGGACTCGGTGTTGGTGCGTACATTTTCAGGGCCCTTGACGTTAAAGGTACGGTTGCCGCCGCACTGCTTGGGCTTCTGGTCATGGAACTCGGGGGGTTCTATCCGTTCCTTGCCCTGCTGACCTTCGTTATTCTCGGCGTCCTGGCCACCAGGTATAGATTTCATGAGAAGAGCCTCCTGGGCGCCGCCCAGAGCAGGGGTGGGATAAGGAGCTGGGGGAACGTTCTCGGCAACGGTCTGGCGGCCCTGATCTTCCTCACCTTTGAGTACTTCTCCCGCCAGGACGTCTTCTGGGCTGCGAGCTTCGCGGCGATAGCCACGGTCAACGGCGATACGCTGGCGAGCGAACTCGGCAAGGTCTTTGGGAAAAACCCGAAGCTCATCACGACCCTTAAACCCGTCAAACCAGGCGTTAACGGGGCGATCTCCTGGGCGGGGGAGCTCTTCGCCCTCCTTGGATCGGTAGTCATTGCCTTACTTGCCATTCCCCTGACGAAGGCGAAGGTTACGATGCTGCTGGCGGTTACCATCGGCGGGTTCATCGGCGTCAACCTGGACAGCCTCATCGGAGCGACCCTCGAGAAAGAGGGGATAACGGACAACAACTCGACCAACTTCCTCGCGAGCCTCTTCGGGGGCTTCATCGGCGCGGGCCTCTTCCACATACTGGCGTGA
- a CDS encoding DUF126 domain-containing protein has translation MKLRGRKIVGGKAEGELIVSQKPLSFLGGVDPETGIVTDAESDIRGESVAGKVLAFPRGKGSTVGSYVIYALKKNGKAPKAIIVGEAETIVATGAIIAGIPTVDGIDVSKLKTGKRVRVDADDGLVEVEEQGF, from the coding sequence ATGAAGCTCAGGGGAAGGAAGATAGTCGGTGGAAAGGCCGAGGGGGAGCTGATAGTCTCTCAAAAGCCCCTTTCGTTTCTCGGTGGTGTTGACCCCGAGACCGGCATAGTCACGGACGCCGAGAGCGACATACGGGGCGAGAGCGTGGCAGGGAAGGTACTCGCGTTCCCGCGCGGTAAAGGCTCGACCGTCGGCTCGTACGTCATCTACGCGTTAAAAAAGAACGGTAAGGCGCCGAAGGCCATAATCGTCGGAGAAGCCGAGACGATAGTCGCGACTGGCGCGATAATAGCCGGCATCCCAACGGTGGACGGGATAGACGTATCAAAGCTCAAGACCGGAAAACGCGTCCGCGTCGATGCCGACGACGGGCTGGTCGAAGTTGAGGAACAGGGTTTTTAA
- a CDS encoding class III signal peptide-containing protein, with protein sequence MKRKAQGAIEYLFMIAAALIIILIVVRQLQGRGSTAKSTINTTEGEINKTLENMKGS encoded by the coding sequence ATGAAGAGGAAGGCGCAGGGTGCCATCGAGTACCTGTTCATGATTGCGGCCGCCCTGATAATAATTCTGATAGTGGTCAGACAGCTCCAGGGCAGGGGAAGCACCGCCAAAAGCACTATCAACACGACAGAGGGGGAGATAAACAAGACCCTCGAGAATATGAAGGGCAGCTGA
- a CDS encoding 30S ribosomal protein S3ae — protein MAKGNPRKRAAATKDKWKMKEWYVVYAPDFFGSKEIGLTPADEPEKVIGRVIETTLRDLTGDFTKGQVKLYFQIYDVKGQNAYTKFKGHTLARSYIRSLVRRRTTRIDGIFNVTTKDGYKLRVMGMVIAYRRIQTSQERAIREIIRDIIYKKAEELNYRDFVLEAVSGKMAAEIAKEARRIYPIKRAEIRKIKVLAEPEA, from the coding sequence ATGGCGAAGGGTAACCCAAGGAAGAGGGCTGCTGCCACCAAGGATAAGTGGAAGATGAAAGAGTGGTACGTGGTTTACGCTCCGGACTTCTTCGGGAGCAAAGAGATAGGACTCACCCCCGCTGACGAGCCCGAAAAGGTCATCGGTCGTGTCATAGAGACCACCCTCAGGGACCTCACCGGCGACTTCACCAAGGGCCAGGTCAAGCTCTATTTCCAGATCTACGACGTCAAGGGGCAGAACGCCTACACCAAGTTCAAGGGCCACACCCTCGCGAGGAGCTACATCCGCTCGCTCGTCAGGAGGAGAACCACCAGGATCGACGGTATCTTCAACGTCACCACCAAGGACGGCTACAAACTCCGCGTCATGGGCATGGTCATAGCCTACAGGAGGATACAGACCAGCCAGGAGAGGGCCATCAGGGAGATAATCAGGGACATCATCTACAAGAAGGCAGAGGAGCTCAACTACAGGGACTTCGTGCTCGAGGCGGTCAGTGGCAAGATGGCCGCGGAGATAGCCAAGGAAGCCAGGAGGATATACCCGATAAAGAGGGCCGAGATAAGGAAGATAAAGGTCCTCGCCGAGCCGGAGGCCTGA
- a CDS encoding 30S ribosomal protein S15 encodes MARMHARKRGKSGSKRPPRTAPPTWVEYTAEEVEGLVVKLRKEGYSAAMIGTILRDQYGIPSVKLITGKKITKILEENGLAPQIPEDLMALIRKAVNLRKHLEMHPKDRHSMRGLQLTESKIRRLVKYYRRTGKLPAKWRYDPEQAKLLVR; translated from the coding sequence ATGGCAAGGATGCACGCGAGAAAGAGGGGTAAGTCCGGTTCTAAGAGGCCACCGAGGACCGCTCCGCCGACCTGGGTCGAGTACACGGCGGAGGAGGTCGAGGGGCTCGTCGTCAAGCTCAGGAAGGAAGGCTACAGCGCGGCGATGATAGGGACCATCCTCAGGGACCAGTACGGCATCCCGAGCGTCAAGCTCATCACGGGCAAGAAGATAACGAAGATCCTCGAGGAGAACGGCCTCGCGCCGCAGATCCCGGAGGACCTCATGGCCCTCATTAGGAAGGCCGTCAACCTCAGGAAGCACCTCGAGATGCACCCAAAGGACAGGCACTCAATGAGGGGCCTCCAGCTCACCGAGAGCAAGATAAGGAGGCTCGTCAAGTACTACAGGAGAACCGGAAAGCTGCCCGCCAAGTGGCGCTACGACCCGGAGCAGGCCAAGCTCCTGGTTCGCTGA
- a CDS encoding KEOPS complex subunit Pcc1, translating to MRIEAKAEIVWHYGEATRAEAIAEALEVDNANLPDGLKKSLNVITRWEDGDVITKVKYSGEIETLIKALDDLVFSVKIAEDVTENV from the coding sequence GTGAGGATTGAGGCGAAGGCAGAGATAGTCTGGCACTACGGCGAAGCCACGAGGGCAGAGGCCATAGCAGAGGCACTGGAGGTTGACAACGCGAACCTTCCCGACGGCCTGAAGAAAAGTTTAAATGTGATAACCCGATGGGAAGATGGGGACGTCATAACAAAGGTTAAATACTCGGGTGAGATTGAGACACTCATCAAAGCGCTGGATGATTTGGTGTTTTCAGTCAAAATCGCCGAAGATGTTACCGAAAACGTGTGA
- a CDS encoding single-stranded-DNA-specific exonuclease RecJ, with product MDRGAFLERVREGAELIRMHVELGHTIRLISHRDADGITAGAILARAVAREGGSFQLSIVKQLSEELIKELASEKREVYVFSDLGSGSISLIERYLDFATVVVADHHPPEREGFSTDSHLLVNPVPFGANSVRDLSGSGVSYFVAKEMDGKNKDLSYLALVGAVGDMQEIDGTFHGLNLDIIEDGKKLGILEVRKELRLFGRESRPLYKMLAYATNPEIPEITGDERKAIEWLRSRDFDPDMRYWQLREEEKRRLHDALVIHLIKHGAPKEAIDRLIGDVVVSPLYPEGDPRHEAREFATLLNATGRLNAGTLGVAICLGDEEAFKRARKMLDDYKREQIEARKFLIQNWSMAEEGEHAYVFYAGRNIRDTLVGIAANMAINAGLASPEKPVVVLADSDEDPNLVKGSARTTEKALAKGYHLGEALREVAEKLGGEGGGHAIAAGIRFPRGKIDEFIRLFNEALRKQIGGNDGED from the coding sequence ATGGACAGGGGCGCTTTCTTGGAGAGGGTCCGCGAGGGAGCGGAGCTAATCAGGATGCACGTAGAGTTAGGGCACACCATCCGGCTGATATCCCATCGGGACGCCGACGGTATCACCGCCGGGGCGATTCTCGCCAGGGCCGTTGCCCGGGAAGGCGGGAGTTTCCAGCTCAGCATAGTCAAGCAGCTCAGCGAAGAGCTCATAAAGGAACTCGCTTCGGAAAAACGGGAGGTGTACGTCTTCTCCGACCTCGGGAGCGGTTCCATAAGCCTGATAGAGCGGTACCTCGACTTCGCCACGGTCGTCGTTGCCGACCACCACCCGCCCGAGAGGGAGGGGTTCTCAACGGACTCGCACCTGCTCGTGAACCCCGTTCCCTTCGGTGCCAACAGCGTTCGGGACCTCAGCGGCTCCGGCGTCTCCTACTTCGTTGCGAAGGAGATGGACGGGAAAAACAAAGACCTTTCGTACCTTGCCCTCGTGGGCGCGGTCGGAGACATGCAGGAGATAGACGGAACTTTCCACGGCCTCAACCTTGATATAATCGAAGACGGGAAGAAGCTCGGTATCCTCGAGGTCAGAAAGGAGCTCCGCCTCTTCGGAAGGGAGAGCCGCCCGCTCTACAAGATGCTGGCCTACGCCACCAACCCGGAGATTCCAGAGATAACCGGGGACGAGAGGAAGGCCATCGAGTGGCTTCGCTCCAGGGACTTCGACCCGGACATGAGGTACTGGCAGCTCCGCGAGGAGGAGAAGAGGAGGCTCCACGATGCGCTGGTCATACACCTGATAAAGCACGGTGCCCCCAAGGAGGCCATAGACAGGCTTATCGGGGACGTCGTGGTGAGCCCGCTTTACCCCGAGGGCGATCCAAGGCACGAGGCGAGGGAGTTCGCGACGCTCCTCAACGCCACCGGAAGGCTCAACGCGGGAACGCTGGGCGTTGCCATCTGCCTCGGCGACGAGGAAGCCTTCAAACGGGCCAGGAAGATGCTGGACGACTACAAGCGGGAGCAGATAGAGGCCAGGAAGTTCCTCATCCAGAACTGGAGCATGGCCGAGGAGGGAGAACACGCCTACGTTTTCTACGCCGGCAGAAACATCAGGGACACCCTCGTTGGGATAGCCGCCAACATGGCGATAAACGCCGGTCTCGCCAGCCCGGAGAAGCCCGTCGTGGTGCTCGCCGACAGCGACGAGGATCCGAACCTCGTGAAGGGCTCCGCCAGGACCACGGAGAAGGCGCTGGCGAAGGGTTACCACCTCGGAGAGGCGCTCAGGGAGGTCGCCGAGAAACTCGGTGGAGAGGGCGGCGGACACGCCATAGCCGCGGGAATCCGCTTCCCCAGGGGAAAGATCGACGAGTTCATAAGGCTCTTCAACGAGGCTCTCAGAAAGCAGATCGGAGGTAACGACGGTGAGGATTGA
- a CDS encoding site-2 protease family protein: MGKGIYECVNCGHREVLDSNEPIIEKGCPVCGGDMVLVSFQAETQGPAFEVAPPLRPTGPPEALEKKLKEFYSLELEGVEGDVFVFKVREVLERNFEKVLGELEKLGYWAALKRRHGDPTLFVFPAGEIKEDRKWLPWVLLIITIFTTFLAGYSLSLSYIQTLNDYGLPGIRNPYVNALAFSVSVMAILGTHELGHKIAAAYHGVRATMPYFIPFPNILGTLGAVIRVKSPLPTRDAAVDLGVSGPIAGFLVAIPVSIIGLRLSVPVPQHLIPPAEQGISFGENLFFLLIEKYLVTFPKDSVVFLHPVAIAGWVGILVTFLNLIPAAQLDGGHIARSFLSDRAHRYFTMAVGLLLVGMSFLWVGWLIWGTLVLFMGSVGNPGALDEVSPISKKRLALAVLAVVIFVLSATPAPLSVSG; this comes from the coding sequence ATGGGAAAGGGGATCTACGAGTGCGTCAACTGCGGCCACAGGGAGGTTCTGGACTCCAACGAGCCCATCATCGAGAAGGGCTGTCCTGTATGCGGGGGCGACATGGTCCTCGTCAGCTTTCAGGCCGAGACGCAGGGGCCCGCCTTCGAGGTAGCCCCCCCTCTAAGGCCCACGGGCCCGCCAGAAGCCCTCGAGAAGAAACTCAAGGAGTTTTACTCCCTCGAACTCGAGGGGGTGGAGGGCGACGTCTTCGTTTTCAAAGTTCGCGAGGTTCTGGAGAGGAACTTCGAGAAGGTTCTCGGAGAGCTCGAAAAACTGGGCTACTGGGCCGCCCTCAAACGACGCCATGGGGACCCCACCCTCTTCGTGTTCCCGGCGGGCGAGATCAAAGAAGATAGAAAGTGGCTTCCGTGGGTACTTCTGATAATCACCATCTTCACGACCTTCCTCGCCGGCTACTCCCTCTCGCTGAGCTACATCCAGACCCTGAACGACTACGGCCTCCCCGGGATAAGGAACCCCTACGTCAACGCCCTCGCCTTCTCGGTGAGCGTCATGGCGATACTCGGAACCCACGAGCTCGGCCACAAGATAGCCGCGGCCTACCACGGTGTCAGGGCCACCATGCCCTACTTCATCCCCTTCCCGAACATCCTCGGAACGCTGGGGGCGGTGATACGGGTCAAATCTCCCCTCCCAACGAGGGACGCCGCCGTAGACCTCGGGGTCAGCGGTCCCATTGCAGGGTTCCTCGTGGCGATCCCGGTCAGCATAATCGGCCTCAGGCTCTCCGTCCCGGTGCCCCAGCACCTGATTCCGCCGGCGGAGCAGGGAATATCCTTCGGAGAGAACCTCTTCTTTTTGCTCATCGAGAAGTACCTCGTCACGTTCCCCAAGGACAGCGTCGTGTTCCTCCACCCCGTGGCCATCGCCGGCTGGGTCGGGATCCTGGTCACGTTCCTGAACCTCATCCCCGCGGCCCAGCTGGACGGGGGGCACATCGCCCGCTCCTTCCTGAGCGACAGGGCCCACAGGTACTTCACCATGGCCGTCGGCCTCCTCCTCGTGGGCATGAGCTTCCTCTGGGTTGGCTGGCTCATCTGGGGAACCCTCGTCCTATTTATGGGCTCTGTGGGCAATCCCGGGGCCCTCGATGAGGTTTCCCCGATCTCAAAGAAGCGGCTCGCACTTGCGGTTCTGGCGGTTGTGATCTTCGTGCTCTCCGCGACGCCGGCTCCCCTATCGGTCAGCGGATAG
- a CDS encoding ArnT family glycosyltransferase, with protein sequence MIMRRAHQWMGMLLILALYALMRIYCAFTFMSEYFDYDEGTYLLIARLINHGYLPYRDIFAVHPPFYYYLLSLWLRVFGDSYVAGRMLSVLFGLLSLIVAYYIGKEIRDWKLGLILSGLLTLDPLLIEVNSLVFHESSIEFFTLLSVYHFIRYEKTGNDKYAYIALFWAGLGSASKFTILPYALALYIVILFSRSELIVSHLQGAVRVIFNRRQVFILATAYLVMTLLVMATIILWPSWYVRAVVVVPVIHRVTYWDQIIPIMILLLIWGSLTLKIFNSSYLPQVRDMISFSLHNLKRVLLLAFAVFLPKIVVEGSLGIAISPDYLSQTYLIQGRRHFPIINLFVFASDLFKDIYRNTLEFWMFVLPVVLLALLVLAIWAFSKKVPISPLGRSIVVLSMITAFVYFGVSPSIITARFILPLLLLVNILLADILYALPTIVHRKHTHILEFLIILLFLVADFGIIYQYPHGNLKFNYAVHTKTMRDDLRGYLSSVNINPETTYSLNPMNTYYLGTNTVPYYTDAFGLILLKGLNSSTMLKIFKEEGVKHFVISTWAYYKWVNKEFRDQLRSFISAVRMSSALLYGESYDNKDVLEMYSQSIVSNPKGPLYIGTYNGRVIVWVNSTEIAELYAVDHNVTLDFRTLMRLNLNNGTYLVTQYSNVPSEQTTFELSLNGSEILLSSVSLPLVFNFTHEITIFAGARHLKLHQETNAPVDVYCGDLHLKIAGANATVQKVSQTELKITGNGFEVELTG encoded by the coding sequence ATGATAATGAGAAGAGCGCATCAGTGGATGGGCATGCTATTGATATTGGCACTCTATGCCCTGATGCGAATTTACTGTGCATTCACGTTTATGAGTGAATACTTCGACTATGACGAGGGTACGTATCTTCTAATTGCCCGATTGATCAACCATGGCTATCTACCATACAGAGATATCTTCGCAGTCCACCCTCCATTCTATTATTACCTCCTTTCCCTCTGGTTACGGGTATTCGGAGACAGTTATGTAGCCGGCCGGATGCTATCAGTTCTCTTTGGTCTTCTGTCACTGATTGTGGCATACTACATCGGCAAAGAGATTAGAGACTGGAAATTGGGTCTTATTCTCTCGGGATTGTTAACCCTCGATCCTCTCTTGATTGAAGTGAACTCCTTGGTCTTCCATGAATCGTCTATTGAATTTTTCACGCTGCTGTCCGTTTACCATTTTATTCGGTACGAAAAAACAGGAAATGATAAATATGCATACATAGCATTATTCTGGGCAGGCCTCGGGAGTGCATCCAAGTTCACCATCCTCCCGTATGCACTTGCTCTCTACATCGTGATATTGTTCAGCAGGAGCGAGCTCATTGTTTCACACCTTCAAGGAGCGGTGAGGGTTATCTTCAACCGACGTCAGGTCTTTATACTGGCGACAGCTTACCTCGTAATGACTCTTTTGGTGATGGCCACGATCATTCTATGGCCGAGCTGGTACGTTAGAGCTGTCGTTGTGGTGCCGGTTATTCATAGAGTTACTTATTGGGACCAGATTATCCCCATAATGATCCTTCTCCTCATTTGGGGTAGTTTGACTTTAAAAATATTCAACTCCTCGTACCTTCCCCAAGTAAGGGATATGATTAGCTTTTCACTTCATAACCTAAAACGCGTCCTGCTTCTGGCTTTTGCAGTCTTTTTGCCAAAAATAGTAGTAGAGGGATCTTTGGGAATAGCCATTAGCCCAGACTATCTATCTCAGACGTATCTGATACAGGGAAGGAGACATTTTCCGATAATAAATCTCTTTGTATTTGCCAGTGACCTTTTCAAGGACATTTATAGGAACACTCTGGAGTTCTGGATGTTCGTTCTTCCAGTTGTTTTATTGGCACTCTTGGTATTGGCCATATGGGCATTTTCCAAGAAGGTTCCCATATCTCCGCTTGGCAGATCCATAGTTGTCCTGTCAATGATAACAGCGTTTGTGTATTTTGGGGTGTCCCCATCTATCATCACAGCCAGATTTATCCTGCCTCTCTTATTGTTAGTGAATATCCTGCTTGCAGACATTCTTTACGCTCTTCCCACCATAGTACACAGGAAACATACGCACATTCTGGAATTTCTCATTATCCTATTGTTCTTGGTGGCGGATTTTGGAATCATTTACCAGTATCCCCACGGAAATCTAAAGTTTAACTATGCAGTTCACACAAAAACGATGAGGGATGACCTCAGGGGCTACCTTTCCTCCGTGAACATCAATCCAGAGACAACTTATTCTCTGAATCCAATGAATACATATTACTTGGGCACAAATACCGTTCCATATTACACTGATGCGTTTGGTTTAATTTTACTCAAAGGTCTCAACTCCAGTACGATGCTTAAGATCTTTAAAGAGGAGGGGGTTAAACATTTCGTCATTAGCACTTGGGCATATTACAAGTGGGTTAACAAGGAATTCAGAGATCAACTTCGGAGCTTTATATCGGCGGTGAGAATGAGCTCAGCATTGTTATACGGCGAGTCTTATGATAACAAAGATGTCTTGGAAATGTATTCACAATCAATTGTCAGCAACCCCAAAGGTCCACTTTATATAGGCACTTATAATGGTAGGGTGATTGTTTGGGTAAACTCAACGGAAATTGCAGAGCTTTATGCGGTTGATCATAATGTAACCTTAGACTTCCGCACTCTGATGAGGCTCAATCTCAATAATGGCACATACCTTGTAACACAATACTCCAATGTTCCCTCTGAGCAGACAACGTTTGAACTGTCTCTAAACGGGAGCGAGATCCTTTTATCCTCGGTGAGTTTGCCACTTGTGTTCAATTTCACCCATGAGATAACAATTTTTGCCGGGGCAAGACACCTAAAACTCCACCAGGAAACAAACGCTCCAGTGGATGTGTACTGCGGGGACCTTCATCTTAAAATTGCAGGGGCTAATGCCACGGTTCAAAAAGTTTCCCAAACCGAATTAAAAATAACCGGGAACGGGTTTGAGGTTGAGCTTACTGGTTAA